The nucleotide sequence CTTCCATTCATATTTATAAGGAAAAATAAAGATACTGCGGTTACTATCAGCATCATACAGCCAAAGAAAAAATCTGTCCATGCTACAGATGAAAGTCCTGCTGGAAGTACAAATATCAGACAAAGAGTTGCAAATCCTACGATCATATATTTAGGATCTACTCCAATTATAGGTGAAAATAATTTGGAAAAAGCTACTAACTGTGTACAGAGCCATCCAAACGGTACTATTATTGCTGCTATGGTAGAAAATAAGGCTAAGCCCCTGTTTTTCCCATAGAGTTTTTCCAAAACATCAGGTATAGTATTAAAATTTTCTTTTCTCAACCAATCCGCTATAAAACATAATACAAAAAATATACATGCCATTATGATTCCATAGGTCAGTACACTCCATCCATGTGTATACCCTATACCTACATGGGCTACAACAAAACCTCCACCCATTATTGCTGCAAATTGTGTACCTATTGTTACGTATAATGGTAGTGATCTTCCCCCATTAACCCAAGCCTCTTCACTCCCCTTAGTTTTTCTGCTTATTACATAGGTTATCGAAAACCCTATACCTATAATGATAACAGAAAAAATTATAACTACTAATGCCGAACTCATAAAATACCTCCTATTTTATTTGGGTAAAAGGCTATCATTATGAGTTCAATATTATTAGTAGGCTTGACGGCCTTTTTTATTTTTATTTTGAAAACCTATTCGGAGCAAACCCCGACATATCAACGAACGTTTTCCCATCCATTATGATATCTGCCACAACTTTTCCAGTTACTGGAGCCAGGGCAATTCCGTCTCCCTCATGACCTGCAGCCATAAAAAATCCCTCTATCTCAGTCCATCCAATGAGAGGAAGACCGTCTGGAGTAAATGGTCTCAATCCTCCCATAGTTCTGATTATACTCATATCTTTTAATTGAGGAAAATAAGTAACAGCATTTCTGATAACCTCTCCGATCCCTTCATAGGTAACATTTTTATCATAGCCTACAAATTCTCTTGTCGCTCCAAACATAATATTTCCCTTTGGAGACTGACTTAGAGCAAGTCCAATTCCTAATTTAGCAATCATTTCAGGAGCATCTTTCAAAAGATCCGGATTATGTTTTGCCATCATATATTTTGCCGAAAGAATAGGCATGTCTATAAAATAATCTACTTCATCAGTTATACAGATTTGGCCTCTTCTTGGTTTTATAGGAGCTTCTATCCCTAATTTCTCACATAGCAGAGGTGCCCATACACCAGCTGCATTAATTATAGTAGAAGCATAAAATTTACCTTTTGAAGTTTCCACTCCTATTGCTTTTTTCCCCTCTGTAATTATCTCCTTTACTTCTGTTCCCAAAACTATCTTCGTTCCGTTAGCCTTAGCTCCCTTTGCAAGAGCTATGTTTAAGGCTATAGGATCAACTTCTCCATCCATTGGACTATAAGTAGCTCCTATAATATCCTGGGAGATTCCCGGTTGAAGTCTGTTTACCTCATCCAATGAAATAATATCAACATCCAATCCTGTTTTTTTCTGTTTTTCTACAAACCCTTTCATTATCTCCATCTCTTTTTCATTTTCAATGAGGATCATCCCACCTTTTTGCCTGAAGTGGATAGGTTCCCCTAACTCTTCT is from Psychrilyobacter atlanticus DSM 19335 and encodes:
- a CDS encoding NAD(P)/FAD-dependent oxidoreductase, whose product is MNNKNINDTDVIVIGGGVIGTSIAYNLSKRGKKVTLFEKYDHARGASGSSDQLVLMQSKKPGVHLALALESLKMYKTLEEELGEPIHFRQKGGMILIENEKEMEIMKGFVEKQKKTGLDVDIISLDEVNRLQPGISQDIIGATYSPMDGEVDPIALNIALAKGAKANGTKIVLGTEVKEIITEGKKAIGVETSKGKFYASTIINAAGVWAPLLCEKLGIEAPIKPRRGQICITDEVDYFIDMPILSAKYMMAKHNPDLLKDAPEMIAKLGIGLALSQSPKGNIMFGATREFVGYDKNVTYEGIGEVIRNAVTYFPQLKDMSIIRTMGGLRPFTPDGLPLIGWTEIEGFFMAAGHEGDGIALAPVTGKVVADIIMDGKTFVDMSGFAPNRFSK